In Chryseobacterium gleum, a single genomic region encodes these proteins:
- a CDS encoding NRAMP family divalent metal transporter: MSVKHQVENQTKKIKKFFGLLGPGLTTGAADDDPSGIATYSQTGAQFGYGQLWTALYMLPFMTAVQEACARIGMVTGKGLTGVIKEHYTKKILYSSVGLVVIANTINIGADIGAMAAAAQLIIPADIVILMLFFTVSILTLEVFTSYRVYSKVLKWLALSLLAYPLTAFIIDQPWKEILKASIVPHFEFSFNFLFIITGVFGTTITPYMFFWQASQEVEEENERGLIQDGKPNIGWRHIHAMRKDNSIGMVISEFTTWCIILVGGTVLHSAHITDINTAADAAKALEPLVQSFPNSGLISKIIFATGIIGLGLLAVPVLSGSASYAVSEALNWNASLNLKFARAKGFYMVIIISTLIGLCMNFIGINPVKALVYTAVLNGVAAVPLLFLIIRISASESIMGEFKSRWLSKSLLWVTFIFMATASIAMFFTI, from the coding sequence ATGTCTGTCAAACATCAGGTCGAAAATCAAACAAAAAAAATCAAAAAATTCTTTGGTCTTTTAGGTCCCGGACTGACAACGGGAGCGGCTGATGACGATCCTTCAGGCATTGCTACCTATTCTCAGACAGGAGCTCAGTTTGGCTATGGTCAATTATGGACAGCCCTCTATATGCTCCCATTTATGACTGCCGTGCAGGAAGCCTGTGCAAGAATAGGAATGGTTACTGGTAAAGGACTTACCGGAGTTATCAAAGAGCATTACACCAAAAAAATACTCTATAGCTCTGTCGGATTGGTTGTCATTGCCAATACGATCAATATCGGAGCGGATATTGGAGCCATGGCAGCTGCCGCACAATTAATTATTCCTGCTGATATTGTTATACTTATGCTGTTTTTTACGGTTAGTATACTTACATTAGAGGTCTTCACCAGTTATCGGGTATATTCAAAAGTTCTTAAATGGCTGGCATTATCACTTCTTGCCTACCCTCTTACAGCTTTTATTATTGATCAGCCGTGGAAAGAAATACTAAAAGCCTCTATTGTTCCTCATTTTGAATTTTCTTTCAATTTTCTTTTTATAATCACCGGAGTATTTGGGACAACGATTACACCTTATATGTTCTTTTGGCAGGCTTCCCAGGAAGTGGAAGAAGAAAATGAAAGAGGTCTTATCCAAGACGGAAAGCCCAACATCGGATGGCGCCATATTCATGCAATGAGAAAAGATAATAGTATAGGAATGGTCATCTCTGAATTTACAACATGGTGTATTATATTGGTTGGAGGAACGGTTCTGCATAGCGCTCATATAACAGATATTAATACTGCGGCTGATGCAGCAAAAGCTTTAGAACCCCTGGTACAATCATTTCCAAATTCAGGTTTGATATCAAAAATCATATTTGCTACAGGAATCATTGGGTTGGGATTACTTGCCGTACCCGTTCTTTCAGGATCGGCATCATATGCGGTTTCCGAAGCCCTCAACTGGAATGCAAGTTTAAACCTTAAATTTGCAAGAGCAAAAGGATTTTATATGGTTATTATTATCTCTACACTTATTGGTCTGTGTATGAATTTTATTGGGATTAATCCTGTGAAGGCTCTTGTTTACACAGCTGTTCTCAATGGCGTAGCTGCTGTGCCTCTCTTGTTTCTTATCATCAGAATATCTGCAAGTGAAAGTATTATGGGAGAATTCAAAAGCAGGTGGCTTTCAAAAAGTTTATTATGGGTAACTTTTATATTTATGGCTACAGCGTCAATTGCAATGTTTTTTACGATCTAA
- a CDS encoding winged helix-turn-helix transcriptional regulator gives MELQKIEIDEIGETENKCPSDVFLQIIKGKCKTTLIVLIKKGRNRFGELKRTLPTISERMLARQLEELVKDGILTRKSFGEVPPRVEYYLTDYGETIYPIIKEMRKWGYKHIEGSINL, from the coding sequence ATGGAATTGCAAAAAATTGAAATAGACGAAATCGGAGAAACAGAAAATAAATGTCCATCCGATGTATTTTTACAAATAATAAAAGGTAAATGCAAAACAACCTTAATTGTTCTCATAAAAAAAGGCAGAAACAGGTTCGGAGAATTAAAGCGAACTCTTCCCACAATCAGTGAAAGAATGCTGGCTCGGCAATTAGAAGAATTAGTAAAAGACGGAATTCTTACACGAAAATCATTTGGAGAGGTTCCTCCAAGAGTGGAATATTATTTAACCGATTATGGCGAAACCATTTATCCAATTATCAAAGAGATGAGGAAATGGGGATATAAACACATAGAGGGATCAATCAATCTTTAA
- the glpK gene encoding glycerol kinase GlpK — translation MAPAEKLNKLILALDQGTTSSRAILFNQNGEIEELSQKSFTQIFPKGGWVEHDPNEIWSSQISVAAEVIAKAGVSGREIAAIGITNQRETTVVWDRETSEPIYNAIVWQDRRTAKYCDELKQKEGYIETIKEKTGLILDAYFSGTKLKWILDNVEGAREKAEQGKLCFGTIDTWLVWKLTRGKMFVTDVTNASRTLLLNIHTQQWDDDLLQLFDIPRAILPEVKQSSEIYGETSTTLFASKIPIAGIAGDQQAALFGQMCTSEGMVKNTYGTGCFLLMNTGDKAVYSKNNLLTTIAWKINGKVTYALEGSVFVGGAAIQWLRDGLKLIRTAPDISNLANLVKETEGVYFVPALTGLGAPYWDPYARGAIVGITRGTTDAHIARATLEGIAYQVYDIVKAMEADSGMQSMELRVDGGATASDLLMQIQADLFGFSITRPKTLETTALGAAYLAGLAVGFWDNIDDIKSQWSVDKKFDPKMEREKADEMIKGWHKAVGRSKNWEE, via the coding sequence ATGGCACCAGCGGAAAAACTAAACAAACTTATTTTGGCCCTTGACCAAGGGACAACCTCATCAAGAGCCATTCTTTTTAATCAAAATGGAGAAATTGAAGAATTATCGCAGAAATCATTCACCCAAATATTTCCAAAAGGAGGCTGGGTAGAGCACGATCCCAATGAAATATGGTCTTCACAGATATCCGTTGCGGCAGAAGTCATTGCAAAAGCAGGAGTATCAGGTAGAGAAATCGCAGCGATAGGTATTACAAACCAAAGAGAAACCACTGTTGTTTGGGATCGCGAAACATCAGAGCCTATCTACAATGCCATTGTCTGGCAAGACAGAAGAACAGCAAAATACTGTGATGAGCTGAAGCAAAAAGAAGGGTACATAGAAACTATCAAGGAAAAGACTGGACTAATCCTTGATGCCTATTTCTCAGGAACAAAATTGAAATGGATTCTTGATAATGTAGAGGGTGCAAGAGAAAAAGCGGAGCAGGGAAAACTTTGTTTCGGCACTATAGATACTTGGCTGGTTTGGAAATTGACCAGAGGAAAAATGTTCGTCACAGATGTAACCAATGCCTCCAGAACACTACTTCTTAACATCCATACCCAGCAATGGGACGACGACCTGTTACAACTTTTCGATATTCCAAGAGCTATACTTCCTGAAGTTAAGCAAAGTTCCGAGATCTACGGAGAAACATCTACAACACTATTTGCATCAAAAATTCCTATTGCAGGTATTGCTGGCGATCAACAAGCTGCACTTTTCGGACAAATGTGCACCTCGGAAGGGATGGTGAAAAACACTTATGGAACAGGATGTTTTCTTCTGATGAATACAGGAGATAAAGCGGTTTATTCGAAAAATAACCTGCTGACCACTATCGCATGGAAAATCAATGGGAAAGTAACCTATGCACTTGAAGGCTCTGTTTTTGTCGGAGGCGCAGCAATACAATGGCTCAGAGACGGGCTAAAACTCATCAGAACAGCACCTGATATTAGTAATCTCGCCAATCTTGTAAAAGAAACAGAAGGTGTATATTTCGTTCCCGCCTTAACAGGTTTGGGCGCACCTTATTGGGATCCGTATGCTCGTGGCGCTATTGTGGGAATTACCCGAGGAACAACCGATGCGCATATCGCAAGAGCAACCTTGGAAGGTATCGCTTACCAGGTATATGATATTGTAAAAGCAATGGAAGCAGATTCCGGAATGCAGTCCATGGAACTGAGAGTCGATGGTGGTGCTACCGCATCTGACCTATTAATGCAAATACAAGCTGATTTGTTTGGTTTTTCTATTACAAGACCAAAAACATTGGAAACAACAGCTCTTGGAGCGGCATATCTTGCCGGACTTGCTGTTGGATTCTGGGATAATATTGACGATATCAAATCACAATGGAGCGTAGATAAAAAATTTGACCCTAAAATGGAGCGTGAAAAAGCGGACGAAATGATTAAAGGATGGCATAAGGCAGTAGGAAGATCCAAAAACTGGGAAGAATAA
- a CDS encoding MIP/aquaporin family protein — MSTIFIAEMMGTMFLILLGNGVVANILLKKTGGNGGGIISITAAWGFAVFAGGLVAVNLGSAGELNPATVIAGWINGAYTTSQLLPYIGGELTGAMLGAFLVWLLYKDHFDETSAEPHSQLACFSTSPSIKNTPLNFFSEVLGTFVLLYVAMSFQGSAVNLGSTGRWPITTLIWAIGLSLGGTTGYAINPARDLGPRIMHAILPIKGKSSSNWSYAWIPIIGPVIGALISILIFNLLH, encoded by the coding sequence ATGTCAACTATTTTTATTGCAGAGATGATGGGAACGATGTTCCTTATTCTCTTAGGAAACGGGGTCGTAGCCAATATCCTTCTCAAAAAAACAGGAGGTAATGGCGGAGGTATCATTTCCATTACAGCTGCCTGGGGATTTGCAGTATTCGCCGGAGGTTTAGTTGCTGTCAATCTAGGCAGTGCTGGAGAACTAAATCCAGCCACTGTAATTGCAGGCTGGATAAACGGAGCTTATACTACCAGCCAATTATTGCCTTACATCGGAGGCGAATTGACAGGAGCTATGCTAGGAGCATTTTTGGTATGGTTACTATATAAAGACCATTTTGATGAGACATCTGCAGAACCACACTCACAGCTTGCTTGTTTTTCTACATCCCCATCAATCAAGAACACTCCCCTCAATTTCTTTTCTGAAGTATTGGGAACATTTGTTTTGCTCTATGTTGCTATGAGTTTCCAAGGATCTGCCGTAAACTTGGGAAGCACAGGAAGATGGCCAATAACCACACTTATTTGGGCAATCGGATTATCGCTTGGAGGAACAACAGGATACGCCATCAATCCTGCAAGAGACCTCGGTCCGAGAATCATGCATGCCATTTTACCCATAAAAGGAAAAAGTTCCAGTAACTGGAGTTATGCCTGGATACCAATAATAGGACCTGTTATAGGAGCTTTAATATCAATTCTTATATTCAATCTATTACATTAA
- a CDS encoding LytR/AlgR family response regulator transcription factor, translated as MKKNLHIVIIEDEAATARNLEYILKEINPAIQIVKTLPSIAEAMDWFRLNDSDYNLIFSDIKLSDGLSFEIFRQVNIRKPVIFVTAYNDYAIEAFRNNGIDYVLKPFDTEEIQRTLLKYNTLIADDSKNRQDKTESLLKKLQHTTKQYKKSFLIHYCGRLIPVDAAKINWFHTANEIVYAHMADGRQYVVEFTLEQLEHELDPTLFFRANRQFIINKNAVDAVEYFFNGRLLVKIHPLPQEQILVSKAKAMHFRKWLDQ; from the coding sequence ATGAAAAAAAATTTACATATCGTCATTATCGAAGATGAAGCTGCAACCGCAAGAAATCTTGAATATATCCTGAAAGAAATCAACCCGGCAATCCAAATTGTGAAGACTTTACCAAGTATAGCAGAAGCAATGGATTGGTTCAGATTAAACGATAGTGATTATAATCTTATATTTTCGGACATAAAGCTTTCTGATGGGTTATCATTTGAAATCTTCAGACAGGTAAACATAAGAAAGCCCGTTATTTTTGTTACGGCATATAATGATTATGCTATCGAGGCCTTTCGTAACAACGGCATTGATTATGTTTTAAAACCTTTTGACACAGAAGAAATACAGCGGACTTTACTTAAATACAATACCCTTATTGCTGATGATTCAAAAAATAGACAGGACAAAACAGAATCTCTGCTAAAGAAGCTACAACATACAACAAAGCAATATAAAAAATCCTTCCTTATTCATTACTGTGGCAGGCTTATCCCTGTTGACGCGGCTAAAATCAATTGGTTCCATACCGCAAATGAAATCGTATACGCACATATGGCCGATGGCAGACAATATGTAGTGGAATTTACCCTGGAACAGCTGGAACATGAGCTCGATCCTACTCTATTTTTCAGGGCTAACCGCCAATTCATTATCAACAAGAATGCTGTAGATGCCGTAGAATATTTCTTTAATGGCAGACTGCTGGTCAAAATACATCCGCTACCTCAGGAACAAATCCTTGTCAGTAAAGCAAAAGCGATGCATTTCAGAAAGTGGCTGGATCAATAA
- a CDS encoding alcohol dehydrogenase catalytic domain-containing protein: MDNTFKALVINESTIGFTKEIKEKNLSELPKNDLLIKVSYSSINFKDALSASGNKGVTRKFPHIPGIDAVGTVAESNSKKFPIGSKVLVTGFDLGMNTWGGFGEYISIPEKWAVHLPAELTEKEAMSYGTAGLTAGLSVCQILQSSTVNSENGKVVVSGATGGVGSIAVSILAKIGFDVLAVSGKKEK; encoded by the coding sequence ATGGATAATACGTTTAAAGCATTAGTTATAAATGAAAGTACAATTGGGTTTACAAAAGAAATTAAGGAAAAAAACTTGTCAGAGCTTCCTAAAAATGACCTTTTGATAAAAGTGAGTTATTCATCGATTAACTTTAAAGACGCATTGTCAGCTTCAGGTAATAAAGGAGTAACTCGTAAGTTTCCGCATATTCCGGGTATTGATGCTGTGGGAACTGTTGCTGAATCTAATTCAAAAAAATTTCCAATTGGAAGTAAGGTTTTGGTTACAGGTTTTGATTTAGGGATGAACACCTGGGGTGGATTTGGTGAATATATCAGTATTCCCGAAAAATGGGCAGTTCATTTACCTGCCGAACTAACAGAGAAAGAGGCAATGAGTTATGGAACAGCAGGTTTGACAGCAGGATTATCCGTTTGTCAAATATTGCAGTCGAGCACTGTTAATTCAGAAAATGGAAAAGTTGTTGTGAGCGGAGCTACTGGAGGAGTTGGAAGTATTGCGGTGTCTATCTTGGCGAAAATAGGGTTTGACGTACTTGCAGTTTCGGGAAAAAAAGAAAAATGA
- a CDS encoding IS1 family transposase translates to MNKRRNRCIHCNYSYCIKAGITSQNKQRYQCKKCKKKFIGKYSYRAYQKSTNHNIQQLIKEGVGIRGISRLLNVSKTTVLKKILKIASKVVKPPIPQNITIEIDELKTYTQSKTNERWVVAAYCRETKKVIDYKLGRRTTKTLQCIIDTLLYANPKKIYSDRLNIYPKLIPKHLHSTKRRETNHIERKFLDLRTHIKRLGRKSINKAQRDKYTDAILRIYFWGISLTENKESKSLSYLN, encoded by the coding sequence ATGAATAAACGGCGAAATCGATGTATTCACTGTAATTACAGCTACTGTATCAAGGCAGGAATAACATCACAAAATAAGCAGCGCTATCAGTGCAAAAAATGCAAAAAGAAGTTCATTGGGAAATATTCTTATCGTGCATATCAGAAAAGTACTAATCATAATATTCAACAGCTGATAAAAGAAGGAGTTGGTATTAGAGGTATTAGCAGATTACTTAATGTCAGTAAGACGACTGTACTAAAAAAGATTTTAAAAATCGCTTCTAAAGTTGTTAAGCCACCAATCCCTCAGAATATTACAATCGAAATTGATGAATTAAAAACATACACTCAAAGTAAAACCAATGAGCGGTGGGTAGTTGCAGCGTATTGTAGAGAGACAAAGAAAGTAATTGACTATAAACTTGGGAGAAGAACGACCAAGACGCTACAATGTATTATAGATACTTTACTTTATGCAAATCCAAAAAAGATATATAGTGATCGTTTGAATATCTATCCTAAATTAATTCCTAAGCATCTTCACAGCACAAAACGAAGAGAGACCAATCATATTGAGCGGAAGTTCCTTGATCTACGAACTCATATAAAGCGATTAGGAAGGAAGAGTATTAATAAAGCTCAAAGGGATAAATATACAGATGCTATATTGAGGATTTATTTTTGGGGAATTTCTCTCACTGAAAATAAGGAGTCTAAGAGCTTGTCTTATTTGAATTAG
- a CDS encoding MarR family winged helix-turn-helix transcriptional regulator, which translates to MKAEKILTEQDRYNLLTGNVPLLFNRFLVQQFKLNNINLTREQWSVLVPLWKQQGCSQQAIVDFTHRDKPSITRLIDQLEKEGYVERRSHPTDRRQNLIYLTNKGKEIEEKVMYIVNNVTERATRGLSENQIMEIKNFFQHIQNNIQNEMV; encoded by the coding sequence ATGAAAGCTGAAAAAATATTAACTGAACAAGATCGATACAATCTGCTTACCGGCAATGTACCTCTACTGTTCAACCGTTTTTTGGTTCAGCAATTCAAATTGAATAATATTAACTTGACCCGGGAACAATGGTCGGTGCTAGTACCTTTATGGAAACAACAGGGATGTTCACAGCAGGCAATAGTAGATTTTACCCACAGGGATAAACCCAGCATAACTAGACTTATTGATCAATTGGAAAAAGAAGGTTACGTAGAAAGAAGGTCCCACCCTACTGACAGAAGGCAAAATCTAATATATTTAACAAATAAAGGAAAGGAGATAGAGGAAAAAGTAATGTATATTGTGAACAATGTAACCGAAAGAGCAACCAGAGGACTTTCAGAAAATCAAATTATGGAGATAAAAAACTTCTTTCAGCATATTCAAAACAACATTCAAAACGAAATGGTATGA
- a CDS encoding alpha/beta hydrolase, with the protein MKKLFYPWVMILFITTSACSQSTNDTDEADPIQPKLGNSFQGPIQKPASGYGADGNFEVAEIDFNNPQYAGTQVSIFYPKGITSPRPTIFFSHPFGGEDKEYNIELYNFIAKKGYVVVFVPYRTIDISVDHRYQTLWEGFVKAATDYPNIIDTQKVGFMGHSFGGGATIDLAYKAFTEKGWGQNGRFLFTMAPWYSFNWNSSLTTQQQLQSFPSNTKMITQVYDEDDVNDHRMAIDIFKNINISNSEKDFIYFKSSTINGYNYVTDHAMPSSRKAFDALDYYGVYRLLDAMIDYSFNGNSNAKNVALGNGSAAQVTMPSYNGQSMVPLEVTDNPTPKYPQGKYQFQCGDNTNPRISFCN; encoded by the coding sequence ATGAAAAAACTATTCTATCCATGGGTAATGATTTTGTTTATTACCACTTCTGCATGCTCTCAAAGCACTAACGACACTGACGAAGCTGATCCTATTCAGCCAAAACTTGGCAACAGCTTTCAGGGACCTATTCAGAAACCGGCATCAGGATATGGTGCAGACGGAAATTTTGAAGTGGCTGAAATTGATTTTAATAACCCCCAGTACGCTGGAACACAGGTTTCAATTTTCTATCCTAAAGGAATTACTTCTCCCAGACCTACTATATTTTTTTCACATCCCTTTGGTGGTGAGGATAAAGAATACAATATAGAGCTGTATAACTTTATTGCCAAGAAAGGTTATGTGGTAGTATTTGTGCCTTATCGCACCATAGATATCAGTGTTGATCACCGTTACCAAACCCTGTGGGAAGGCTTCGTAAAAGCTGCCACAGATTATCCTAATATTATTGATACTCAGAAAGTAGGATTTATGGGACATTCTTTCGGCGGTGGGGCAACTATTGATCTTGCCTATAAAGCATTTACGGAAAAAGGTTGGGGACAAAACGGACGTTTTCTTTTCACCATGGCTCCGTGGTATTCCTTTAATTGGAACAGTTCATTAACTACCCAACAGCAATTACAGAGTTTTCCTTCCAATACCAAAATGATCACCCAGGTCTATGATGAGGACGATGTCAACGATCACAGAATGGCAATTGATATTTTTAAAAACATTAATATTTCTAACTCTGAAAAAGATTTTATTTACTTTAAATCATCTACCATTAATGGATACAATTATGTAACTGATCACGCAATGCCAAGTTCCCGAAAAGCCTTTGATGCATTAGATTATTATGGTGTATATCGTCTTTTAGATGCCATGATTGATTACAGCTTCAACGGAAACAGCAATGCCAAAAATGTTGCTTTAGGTAATGGTTCCGCGGCTCAGGTTACCATGCCTTCTTATAACGGACAATCGATGGTTCCATTGGAAGTTACAGATAATCCCACTCCTAAATATCCGCAAGGCAAATATCAGTTTCAATGCGGAGACAATACCAATCCACGAATTTCTTTCTGTAATTAA
- a CDS encoding TolC family protein, whose product MLSERHCKKNTEIRNQDLELQKLELERKSILAKYIPKVEASGLYSYISSDAKLDLATLNLPITGYPVFGGSSDFSTNANILYGGITAKAVLFSGGQILNGAKALKEKNTGTAFMMENQKDEVIKDIIGSFDRLKLLETAEKLIDNSEKRLNKEKERVERAISEGLAIPYDRDKIKLSTLELASKRADVQNKRKLLILKIKQSTNLSEEEILKTNHQLEPIIILDSLSTAERNEVKALESFKKASEYALKKEKGSLLPTVGAFAGYSYASLYNANTKVPIEQLNTTANLKLNELTLHPNWMLGVAVKWELFSGFERKHKIDEAKIGLAQVENKLADTKEKVDLELEKNKVEYNTTLHKVDIAIQREKIAQNNNEIASKQYRLGLINVTERLGAENDIYKESLNKVETMIEQRNAAIEVYRASGKLSNFIKIQN is encoded by the coding sequence ATGCTATCGGAAAGGCATTGCAAAAAAAACACTGAAATAAGGAATCAAGATCTTGAATTACAAAAATTAGAATTAGAACGCAAAAGCATATTGGCCAAATATATCCCGAAGGTCGAGGCGTCAGGTTTATATTCTTACATCAGCAGTGATGCAAAATTAGATCTAGCTACCCTGAATTTACCCATCACAGGATATCCTGTTTTTGGGGGATCTTCCGATTTCAGCACAAATGCGAATATCCTTTATGGAGGTATTACCGCAAAAGCGGTATTGTTCAGTGGCGGACAAATCCTAAATGGAGCCAAGGCTCTCAAAGAAAAAAATACAGGCACAGCGTTTATGATGGAAAATCAGAAAGATGAGGTGATAAAAGATATCATAGGGAGCTTTGACCGTCTCAAACTTCTGGAAACCGCCGAAAAACTCATCGATAACAGCGAAAAAAGATTAAATAAGGAAAAAGAAAGAGTAGAAAGGGCGATATCCGAAGGGTTGGCAATTCCTTATGACCGCGATAAAATCAAACTCTCCACTCTGGAATTGGCTTCCAAACGTGCAGATGTTCAAAATAAAAGAAAACTTCTGATACTCAAGATAAAACAGTCCACCAATCTTTCAGAAGAAGAAATTCTTAAAACCAATCATCAGTTGGAGCCCATCATTATTTTGGACAGCCTGAGCACAGCCGAACGAAATGAGGTAAAAGCACTGGAATCTTTCAAAAAAGCCTCCGAATATGCCCTTAAAAAAGAAAAAGGAAGCCTTCTTCCCACAGTTGGGGCTTTTGCGGGATATAGCTATGCATCATTATATAATGCCAATACAAAAGTGCCGATTGAACAATTAAATACGACCGCCAATTTGAAACTAAATGAATTGACACTACATCCGAACTGGATGTTGGGCGTGGCCGTGAAATGGGAACTCTTCAGCGGATTTGAACGTAAACATAAAATAGACGAAGCCAAAATAGGACTCGCCCAGGTTGAAAATAAACTGGCTGACACCAAAGAAAAAGTAGACCTGGAATTGGAAAAAAACAAGGTAGAATACAATACCACGTTACATAAGGTAGATATTGCGATCCAAAGGGAAAAAATAGCACAAAATAATAATGAGATAGCATCAAAGCAATACAGATTAGGACTTATTAACGTCACTGAACGCCTGGGAGCGGAAAATGATATATACAAAGAATCCTTAAACAAAGTAGAAACCATGATTGAACAGCGGAATGCTGCTATTGAAGTTTACCGTGCATCGGGAAAATTATCAAACTTTATTAAAATCCAAAACTAA
- a CDS encoding glycerol-3-phosphate dehydrogenase C-terminal domain-containing protein, whose translation MISDSGLVTVIGGKWTTYREMAEEIVDEASKVADLPEVSCKTHHFSIHGNIPASHADQSDHLYIYGSDIPEIKKLQQSDAALKQKIHPKYDATYAEVLWAIECEMAETLEDVLARRIRFLFTDARAAIDIAEDVAQFMAQRLGKSEEWAVLETKNFIELAKGYLLEDHSPKKETQIIN comes from the coding sequence ATGATATCTGATTCAGGACTTGTGACCGTTATTGGCGGAAAATGGACCACATATAGAGAGATGGCGGAAGAAATTGTTGATGAAGCGTCAAAAGTTGCAGACCTGCCAGAAGTAAGTTGTAAAACGCATCATTTTTCTATTCACGGAAATATTCCAGCTTCTCACGCAGATCAGAGCGACCACCTTTACATCTATGGATCTGACATCCCTGAAATAAAAAAACTACAGCAAAGCGATGCTGCACTGAAACAAAAAATACATCCGAAATATGACGCTACTTATGCAGAAGTACTATGGGCAATAGAATGCGAAATGGCGGAAACCCTAGAGGATGTACTGGCCAGAAGAATCCGTTTCTTGTTTACGGATGCCCGTGCAGCCATTGATATTGCAGAAGATGTTGCCCAATTTATGGCGCAGAGATTAGGAAAATCCGAAGAATGGGCAGTACTGGAAACTAAAAATTTTATTGAGCTTGCAAAAGGCTACTTACTGGAAGATCATTCCCCAAAAAAAGAAACTCAAATTATCAATTAA
- a CDS encoding sensor histidine kinase, whose amino-acid sequence MNENERKIYLYSAFLITLMVNSAKLMALNSDGIIARYWQFNIGEYGYQFLYNMAFCLLLLYLNLSQGKFLSVFRENKQYWRLYIFNVLVLVAAIILGSMIHSLLFGTPQLTGGRIRGYFVRFLLSSIMIAVVIRLILLMRESRNKDLINEQLNSAYLKAQLQLLQEQLNPHFLFNTLSSLSAIVRENPNLAQNYILHLSKIFRYTLVRSGNNLVSLEKELEHLKSYIQLVKMRLENAFQIHINISEDCINKQILHLSLQPLVENAVKHNKATLSHPLTVEIYEEDKWLIIRNNLQPSISETEGTGLGLTNLNERYKLQLHKEIEIFQTKEYFIVKLPFL is encoded by the coding sequence ATGAATGAGAATGAAAGAAAAATATATCTTTACAGTGCCTTTTTGATCACACTAATGGTCAATTCTGCAAAACTGATGGCCCTTAACAGTGATGGGATTATCGCCCGTTACTGGCAGTTCAATATTGGGGAATATGGCTACCAGTTTTTGTATAATATGGCATTCTGCCTTTTGTTACTGTATCTTAACCTGTCCCAGGGTAAGTTTCTGAGTGTCTTTAGAGAAAACAAACAATACTGGAGACTCTATATATTCAATGTCTTGGTGTTGGTGGCAGCAATTATACTGGGAAGTATGATCCATTCTTTGCTCTTTGGGACTCCCCAACTTACGGGAGGAAGAATTAGAGGATATTTTGTCCGGTTTTTGCTCAGCAGTATCATGATTGCAGTCGTTATCCGACTTATTCTTCTGATGCGTGAAAGCAGAAATAAGGACCTTATCAACGAGCAGCTCAATTCCGCTTACCTTAAGGCACAACTGCAATTGCTCCAGGAACAGCTTAACCCGCACTTTCTATTCAATACATTGAGCAGCCTTTCTGCCATAGTAAGGGAAAATCCAAATCTGGCTCAAAACTATATTCTCCATCTTTCCAAAATCTTCAGATATACGCTGGTTCGTTCAGGTAACAATCTGGTAAGTCTTGAGAAAGAGCTTGAGCACCTGAAATCCTATATACAGCTGGTAAAAATGCGGCTGGAAAATGCATTTCAGATTCATATCAATATCAGCGAAGATTGTATAAACAAACAAATTCTTCATTTATCACTGCAACCCCTGGTGGAAAATGCTGTTAAACATAACAAAGCCACCCTTTCACATCCTTTAACTGTAGAGATTTATGAAGAAGACAAATGGCTTATTATCCGAAATAATCTCCAGCCCTCCATCAGTGAGACAGAAGGCACTGGGCTTGGTCTTACCAACCTGAATGAGAGATACAAACTGCAACTCCATAAAGAAATAGAGATTTTCCAGACAAAAGAATATTTCATCGTAAAGCTTCCCTTCTTATGA